ACGGTCTCGATCCGGCGGCCGAGCGCCCGGGCGCGCTCGGCGGCGAGGCCGAAATTCAGCCGATCGCCCGCGTAGTTCTTGATGACGAGGAGGCAGCCGGCCGGCCCGGTCACGGCCAGGATGCCGGCGAGGACCGCATCGACGCTCGGCGAGGCGAAGACGTCGCCGCAGACGGCGGCACTCAGCAGGCCCGGCCCGACGAAGCCCGCATGCGCCGGCTCATGGCCGGAGCCGCCGCCCGACACCACCGCCACCTTGCCCGTGTCGAGTGAAGCGCGCAGCACCACGCGGATGTCGGGGTCCCCGTCGAGCCGGGCGAGGCGGCCGCCGCTCGCCGCGACCAGCCCGTCGACGGCGTCGTTGACCAGGGTGGCACGGGTGTCGATGAAGTGGGCCATGGCGTGACCTTCGGTGGGGCCGGTCCGCGATTCACCGTCGGCGGCGGCGCTGGCATTGCCGCACACTCGGAGCACACGGGCAACGGCGGCCGATGGTGCGCCCGAGCGAACCGATGCCGCAGTGCCCCGCCCTGCGATGTCGGTTCATAGGCGGTCGCTAACCCTGCGCCCGCATTTACGCCAAGGTCGAGCCCGTCTCCGTCACTCCTTCACGGCGCCGGTCAGCGCGGAGACGTAGTACTCGACGAAGAACGAGTAGAGGATCACGAGCGGCAGCGAGCCGAGGAGCGCCCCCGCCATCAGCGAGCCCCACTTGTAGACGTCGCCGTCCACGAATTCGCTGACCACGGCGATCGGCACCGTCTTGTTCTGCGTCGAGGACAGGAAGGTCAGCGCGTAGATGAACTCGTTCCAGCACAGCGTCAGCGAGAAAATCCCCGCCGAGATCAGGCCGGGGAAGGCGAGCGGCAGGATGATCTTGGTGAGGATTTGCCAGCGGCTCGCGCCGTCCATCAGCGCGCATTCCTCCAGCTCGTAGGGAATAGTCTTGAAGTAGCCCATCAGGAGCCAGGTCGAGAACGGGATCAGGATGGTCGGGTAGGCGAGGATCAGCGCGATCGGCGAGTCGAACAGGCCGTAGGCCTGCACGATCGTGGCAAGCGGGATGAACAGGATCGAGGGGGGCACAAGATAGGCCAGGAAGATCGCCGCACCGACCCAGCCGGCGCCACGGTAGCGCACCCGCACGCAGGCGTACGCGGCGAGCACGCTGGCGAACAGCGACAGCACGGTCGCGGCCACCGACACGTACATCGTGTTCCAGAGCCAGCGCGGATACTGCGTCTCGAACAGCAGCTTGTGGATGTGCTTGAATGTCGGATCCACGACCCAGAACGGGTTGAACCGCTCCATGTCGATCAGTTGCTCGTCCGGTTTGATGGCGGTGAGCGCCATCCAGTAGAACGGGAACAGCAGGACCGCGAGGATCACGAGCAGCGGCAGGTAGGTGGTCACAAGCCGCCGCGGCAGGCGCTCGAGATAGGCCATGCCCTCGGAATTGTCGGTGATCCCTGCCGGCTGCGCCGCCATGACCGGCGTGCGCAAGGGATCGGCGTGGGCGGGCGGTGCGGGGGCGCTCATCGGTCGGACTCCCCGGCCTGCCAGGCGCGGCGCTGCAGGCCAAACCACGAGATGCCGATGGCGGCGAGCAGGAACGGCACCATGGCGGTGGCGATGGCGGCGCCCTCCCCCAGCGTCCCGGAAAGGATGCCGCGCTGATACGAGAGAGTCGCCATCAAGTGGGTGGCGTTCACAGGGCCGCCCCGGGTCATGGCCCAGATCAGCTGGAAATCCGTGAAGGTGAACAGCACCGAGAAGGTCATCACCACGGCGATGATCGGCGTCAGCAGCGGCAGGGTGATCCGCGAGAAGATCTGCCAGTTGGAGGCACCATCGAGCGTCGCCGCTTCGTAGAGGGAGGGCGAGACCGTCTGGAGGCCGGCGAGCAGCGTGATGGCGATGAACGGCACGCCGCGCCAGATATTGGCGAAGATCACGCAGGCCCGGGCCATCGCCGGTTCGCCCAAGAAGTCGATGTTGCCGTCGATGATCCCGAGATGGCGCAACGACCACGAGATGATCGAGAACTGGCTGTCGAAGATCCACCAGAAGGCGATTGCCGAGAGCACGGTCGGCACCACGAACGGAATCAGCACGATCGACCGGATGATCGACTTGAACGGCATGTTCTTGTTGAGCAACAGCGCGAGGTAGAGGCCGACCCCGAACTTCACCACGGAGGCGACCACCGTGTACAGGCAGGTGTTGAACACCGAGAGCCAGAAGACGTCGTCGTCCCACAGCCACTCGTAGTTCTCCAGGCCGATGAACACGCCCTCGCGCCCGATCCGCGCGTTGGTGAAGGACAGCCAGATGCCCTTCAGCAGCGGGTAGGCCAGGAACAGGCCGAGGATCAGCGCGGTGGGCAGCATGAACCAGAAGCCCGCCCAACCGCGGCTCGCGCGCATGCGCTGCCAGGCCGAGCGGGTCGGAACCGCGACCGGGGCGGGCTGTGTCAGGGCCGTGTGCGCCATGGTCTCGGCTCCGCTTCCGGCTCAGGTGTTCCTGAAGATGCGCGTGGCGGCGCGCTCGGCGTTCTTGATCGCGCCCTTCACGTCCTCGCGCCCCGTGCAGTGGCTCGCGAACATGTCGACGATCACGAAGTCGGCCAGCACCGCGGCGATGCGCTCGCTGACCGGCGCCAGCCCGCCGGCCGCGAGGGAGCGCCGGCCTGCTTCGGCGAAGACCGCGTTCTTCGGGTCGCTCGTCCAGATCGGGTTCTTGGGATAGTTCGACAGCGGCTCGCACAGGTAGCCCTGCGCCGCCTCGAGCCACGGATTGTAGTTGGCCGCCTCCATCATGAAGGCGATGAACGCCTTACAGGCGTTGGGCGCCTTCGAGTATTTGAAGGCCAGGATCGGGAAGGCGAGCTGGAACTCGGTGGGCTTGCCGGCCGGGCCGATCGGCCAGACGGCGTGATCCATGTCCTCGGCGAGCTTCGGGTTGTCCTTCTTGGCCGCCGCGTAGATCGAGATGCCGTTGTTGGTGAGATACAGGTCGCCCGCCAGGAAGGCCTTGTTGTTCGACGAGTCGTTCCACGAGACCGTGCCGGGCACGAAGGTCTCGTAGAGGGACTTGACGTATTCGAGCGCCTTGGCCGTCTCCGGCGAGTTGATGACGATCTTCTCGTTGGCATCCACGAGGTTGCCGCCGTGGGACCAGAGCGCCCAGTGGCACCACGTGTTGCCGTCGCCCGTGGCGTGGCCGAGGGCGAAGCCGGCGGGCGTGTTGTTCTTCTTCAGGCCCCGGCAGAGTTCGAGGAAGCCCGCCGTGTCGGTCGGGAACTTGTCGAAACCCGCCTTCTTCATGGCCGAGATGCGGTAGTTGGGGTAACCGCCGTTGAAGGCGACCGGAATCGCGATCCACTTGCCCTTGACCTTGCCGTAGGCCTCGGCGGACGGGAACCACGGCCCGTACTTCTTGCCGAGTGATTCCGCCACGTCCTCCAGCGGCAGGCACTTGTCGGGGAACAGCGCCGGGAACGAGAACAGGCCCCAGACCATGTCGGGGCCCTGGCCCGTATTGGCCGCCACCGAGGCCTTGGGCTGGATGTCGTCGAACGACTCGTTGCTCACCGTCACCTTGACACCGGTCGCCTTGGTGAAGGCCTCGACCATCTTCATGAACGCGTCGTCCTCGCTCGGGACGAAGCGCTTCCAGCGCAGCAGCGACAGGCTCGCTCCCGGCTCGGGCTTCCACTCGGTGCTCTGCGCCCAAGCCTTGGCGAAGCCCAGGAGGTCGCCGCCGGCCGCGAGGCCGGTCGCGGCGGCACCCGCCAGGAGGGAACGGCGGTCGAGTACGGACATCGTAGGCTACTCCCTCGGTGATTCTCGTTCGTGGGCGCGGGCGTACCGCGCGGATGCGGATCAGCTCGGCAGGCGACGGCCGGACTCGGCGTCGAAGAAGTGGACGCGGTTCGGCCGCAGCGAGATCGTCTCGCCCGGCCGCTCGCGCACGCGCTCGCGCAGCACGCAGGTGAGGTCCTGGCCCACCGCCCGCACCGCCAGCATGGTCTCGGATCCGGTCGGCTCCACGACCACGACCTCGGCGGCGATCCCGTCGGGCGCGACGTCGAAATGCTCGGGCCGGACCCCCAGGATGAGGGGCCGCCCCTCGACGGAGGCCGGCGCCTCGGCCAGCGGGATCGTCAGGCCGGTCTCGGTGACGAAGGCAAGGCGCCCGTTCGCCCTGATCTTGCCGGGTATGAAGTTCATGGCCGGCGAGCCGATGAAGCCCGCGACGAACAGGTTGTCCGGCCGGTCGTAGAGTTCGAGCGGCGGCCCGATCTGCTCGACGATGCCATCGTGCATCACCACGATCCGGTCGGCCATGGTCATGGCCTCGATCTGGTCGTGGGTCACGTAGATCGTCGTGGTCTTCAGTCGCTGGTGCAGTTCCTTGATCTCGGTGCGCATGGCCACGCGCAGCTTGGCGTCGAGGTTCGACAGCGGCTCGTCGAACAGGAAGACCTGCGGATCGCGCACGATCGCCCGGCCCATGGCGACGCGCTGACGCTGGCCGCCGGAGAGCTGGCGCGGGTAGCGGTCGAGGAGATGGGTCAGGCCGAGGATTTGCGCGGCCTTGTTGACGCGCAGGTCGATCTCAGAGGCCGGCGCCTTCCGGATTCGCATCGAGAAGGCCATGTTCTCGCGGACCGTCAGGTGCGGGTAGAGCGCGTAATTCTGGAACACCATCGCGATGTCCCGCTCCTTCGGCGGCACATCGTTCACGACTCGCTCGCCAATGCGGATCTCGCCGCCGGAGATGTTTTCCAGGCCGGCGATCATCCGCAAAAGTGTCGACTTCCCGCAGCCCGATGGGCCGACCAGGATCACGAACTCGCCGTCCCGTATGTCCACGGACACGCCGTGCAGGACGTTCGTCGATCCGAAAGCCTTGCGAACCTCGCGGATTCCCACCGAGGCCATGCTTCCTCCCGAACAAGGCCGCTCTGTCGGCGGCTCTAGACGATGAGTACAAAGGAGCGTGTGGTAGAAAGCAAGCGGCCGCCACGGCAAAGCTGCAGATAATCTACCATCTGTCAGGCTATGCGTGACGGGCGGGTGACGAGGCCGTTCCGGTGAAACAAGCTGGTGGGATTAAGAGCGCCTAACAGAACGGGCACGGATCGTGTGGTCGGGCGTTGGCTGGGATGGCTCGCCCCCTTCTTCCCAACGATCTGTGGACTGAGATCGCCCCGCTTCTTCCGCCGCCCCGGCCGCGTCCNTCAACCGCTTCCGCCGCCTGCCCATCCGCTACGAGCGGCGCGGCGACATCTACGAGGCCTTCACAACCCTGGCCGCGAGCCTCATCACCCTCAAGCAGATCAAACGGTTCTGTTAGGCGCTCTAAGGACGACGCGCGATGCTAAGGGACCGCGCTCCGGTCGCGAGGCCGGAGGGACGATTCGCGGGCTTATGTTCGAGGGAAGTGAGCGCATGTCGTCATCGGGCCTGACCGCGCGGGACATCCTGCCCGCCGATGGATGCCGGGGAGCTCTCGCCGGAAGACTGTGGCGGCCGGACGTGTCCGGCCCGAGCGTCGTGGCGATCCGGGACGATGCGGCAGGCGAGGCCCGGGTCGTCGACGTCACCGCCACCTTTCCCACGGTGAGTGACCTCTGCGAGTCGCGCGATCCCGGAGCCGCCCTGCGCGGCGCGGACGGCGTGGATCTCGGAAGCCTCGACGCGATCCTGGCCAACACGCCGCCCGACGGACGTGACGCAGGCCGCCCGTGGCTCCTCGCGCCGGTCGACCTCCAGGCTCTCAAGGCGGCGGGCGTCACCTTCGCCACCTCCATGCTGGAGCGCGTGATCGAGGAGCGCGCCCGGGGCGACCTCGCCGCCGCGGCGGCGATCCGCGCGGAGGTCGAGCGCCTCGTCGGCCGCGACCTGCGCCGGCTGAAGCCCGGCTCGCCCGAGGCGATGGCCCTGAAGGAGGTGCTGGTCGCGCAGGGGGCCTGGAGCCAGTACCTGGAGGTCGGCATTGGCCCGGATGCCGAGATCTTCACCAAGGCGCAGCCGCTCTCCGCGGTGGGCTGCGGGGCGGATGCGGGCCTCCATCCGGATTCGCACTGGAACAACCCGGAGCCCGAGGTGGCGCTCGCCGTCGCCTCCGACCAGCGCATCGTCGGCGCGACGCTCGCCAACGACGTGAACCTGCGGGATTTCGAGGGCCGCTCGGCGCTGCTGCTCGGCAAGGCCAAGGACAACAACGCCTCCTGCGCCCTCGGGCCGTTCCTGCGCCTGTTCGACGACACGTTCGGCCTCGACGATGTCCGTCGCACGACCGTCACCCTCGAGGTGACCGGGACGGACGGCTTCCGGCTCGAGGGCACATCGCCGCTCGCCGAGATCAGCCGCGACCCGGAGGAGCTTGCCGACGCGCTGATGGGGCGCACGCACAATTATCCGGACGGCGCTCTCCTTCTCCTCGGCACGATGTTCGCGCCGATCCAGGACCGCCACGGGCCGGGCCTCGGCTTCACCCATGCCGACAATGACCGGGTCGTGGTGGCGAGCCCGGAACTCGGAAGCCTCGTCAACCGCATGCGTCCGTGCGACGCCTGCGAGCCCTGGACGTTCGGTGCGCGCGCACTGATGCGCAACCTCGCGGCGCGCGGACTTCTGTGACAGAGCGTCGGGTCGAGAGTTGCTCGACTCGAAGACCCACGGTCCATGACATCCGGGTGCCGCGGTTGGGATGCCCTGCGTCTCAGCAGAGGACACGCTGATCTTCCATCCCCCGCACCGTCATCCCGGGCCACAGCGGAGCCTGGATCCAGAGCCGCCGATGCGCCAAGCCTTGCACCGGCCGCGGCTCCAGATTCCGGGTTCGCCTTCGGCGCCCTGGAATGACGGTGCGAGCACGGGCGGAGCAGCACACTGCCGCCGACGGTGTGAGCACGTCTTGTTCCGCGAAGGTGGAGATGCTGTCGTATACCGTGACAATGCCTGATCCCTCCGAGATGATGCCGATGACCTCTGCCGCCCTCCTCGACCGCCTGACCGCGATCGTCGGACCGACCGGCCTCGTCACCGGCGACGAGCTGCGCGGCCGGTCGGCGAACTGGACCCGCCCGACCGAGCCCTGCGCCGCCCTGGCACTGGTCCGCCCGCGCAGCACCGCAGAAACGA
The sequence above is drawn from the Methylobacterium mesophilicum SR1.6/6 genome and encodes:
- a CDS encoding carbohydrate ABC transporter permease → MAHTALTQPAPVAVPTRSAWQRMRASRGWAGFWFMLPTALILGLFLAYPLLKGIWLSFTNARIGREGVFIGLENYEWLWDDDVFWLSVFNTCLYTVVASVVKFGVGLYLALLLNKNMPFKSIIRSIVLIPFVVPTVLSAIAFWWIFDSQFSIISWSLRHLGIIDGNIDFLGEPAMARACVIFANIWRGVPFIAITLLAGLQTVSPSLYEAATLDGASNWQIFSRITLPLLTPIIAVVMTFSVLFTFTDFQLIWAMTRGGPVNATHLMATLSYQRGILSGTLGEGAAIATAMVPFLLAAIGISWFGLQRRAWQAGESDR
- a CDS encoding ABC transporter substrate-binding protein, translated to MSVLDRRSLLAGAAATGLAAGGDLLGFAKAWAQSTEWKPEPGASLSLLRWKRFVPSEDDAFMKMVEAFTKATGVKVTVSNESFDDIQPKASVAANTGQGPDMVWGLFSFPALFPDKCLPLEDVAESLGKKYGPWFPSAEAYGKVKGKWIAIPVAFNGGYPNYRISAMKKAGFDKFPTDTAGFLELCRGLKKNNTPAGFALGHATGDGNTWCHWALWSHGGNLVDANEKIVINSPETAKALEYVKSLYETFVPGTVSWNDSSNNKAFLAGDLYLTNNGISIYAAAKKDNPKLAEDMDHAVWPIGPAGKPTEFQLAFPILAFKYSKAPNACKAFIAFMMEAANYNPWLEAAQGYLCEPLSNYPKNPIWTSDPKNAVFAEAGRRSLAAGGLAPVSERIAAVLADFVIVDMFASHCTGREDVKGAIKNAERAATRIFRNT
- a CDS encoding fumarylacetoacetate hydrolase family protein; amino-acid sequence: MSSSGLTARDILPADGCRGALAGRLWRPDVSGPSVVAIRDDAAGEARVVDVTATFPTVSDLCESRDPGAALRGADGVDLGSLDAILANTPPDGRDAGRPWLLAPVDLQALKAAGVTFATSMLERVIEERARGDLAAAAAIRAEVERLVGRDLRRLKPGSPEAMALKEVLVAQGAWSQYLEVGIGPDAEIFTKAQPLSAVGCGADAGLHPDSHWNNPEPEVALAVASDQRIVGATLANDVNLRDFEGRSALLLGKAKDNNASCALGPFLRLFDDTFGLDDVRRTTVTLEVTGTDGFRLEGTSPLAEISRDPEELADALMGRTHNYPDGALLLLGTMFAPIQDRHGPGLGFTHADNDRVVVASPELGSLVNRMRPCDACEPWTFGARALMRNLAARGLL
- a CDS encoding carbohydrate ABC transporter permease, giving the protein MAAQPAGITDNSEGMAYLERLPRRLVTTYLPLLVILAVLLFPFYWMALTAIKPDEQLIDMERFNPFWVVDPTFKHIHKLLFETQYPRWLWNTMYVSVAATVLSLFASVLAAYACVRVRYRGAGWVGAAIFLAYLVPPSILFIPLATIVQAYGLFDSPIALILAYPTILIPFSTWLLMGYFKTIPYELEECALMDGASRWQILTKIILPLAFPGLISAGIFSLTLCWNEFIYALTFLSSTQNKTVPIAVVSEFVDGDVYKWGSLMAGALLGSLPLVILYSFFVEYYVSALTGAVKE
- a CDS encoding ABC transporter ATP-binding protein — translated: MASVGIREVRKAFGSTNVLHGVSVDIRDGEFVILVGPSGCGKSTLLRMIAGLENISGGEIRIGERVVNDVPPKERDIAMVFQNYALYPHLTVRENMAFSMRIRKAPASEIDLRVNKAAQILGLTHLLDRYPRQLSGGQRQRVAMGRAIVRDPQVFLFDEPLSNLDAKLRVAMRTEIKELHQRLKTTTIYVTHDQIEAMTMADRIVVMHDGIVEQIGPPLELYDRPDNLFVAGFIGSPAMNFIPGKIRANGRLAFVTETGLTIPLAEAPASVEGRPLILGVRPEHFDVAPDGIAAEVVVVEPTGSETMLAVRAVGQDLTCVLRERVRERPGETISLRPNRVHFFDAESGRRLPS